In Paroedura picta isolate Pp20150507F chromosome 12, Ppicta_v3.0, whole genome shotgun sequence, one DNA window encodes the following:
- the LOC143821657 gene encoding small serum protein 5-like, whose translation MKVLLTVAISCITLSLCHGACFVQKPKVEMIKGKLVIVHACIDPYDNSKYAPGSKWNTENCLRCSCNNNGEMTCCDRYGGIAVVEGCEAVADPETCMYKFYKTDDPSVPCPWI comes from the exons AAAGTCCTCCTGACCGTGGCCATTTCATGCATCACCCTGTCCTTGTGTCATGGAGCTTGTTTTGTGCAAAAACCTAAAGTTGAAATGATAAAAG GTAAACTTGTGATTGTACATGCCTGTATTGATCCTTATGATAACAGCAAGTATGCCCCAGGGTCGAAGTGGAACACAGAAAACTGTCTGAGATGCAGCTGTAATAATAATGGAGAGATGACCTGCTGTGACAG aTATGGTGGCATTGCAGTCGTTGAAGGATGTGAAGCAGTTGCTGATCCAGAAACCTGCATGTACAAATTCTATAAGACTGATGACCCTTCAGTCCCATGTCCATGGATTTAA
- the LOC143821580 gene encoding small serum protein 5-like: MKVLMILTISCITLALCHGACFVQKPEVDLTGNLVDPGNCTDLYDNSKHPFGSEWNTAKCQSCSCNNNGEMTCCDRYGGIAVVEGCEAVVDPETCTYKFYKTGDPSVPCPGI, translated from the exons AAAGTCCTAATGATCTTGACCATCTCATGCATCACCCTGGCCTTGTGTCATGGAGCTTGTTTTGTGCAAAAACCTGAAGTAGACTTGACAG GTAACCTTGTGGACCCAGGTAACTGTACTGATCTTTATGATAACAGTAAGCATCCCTTTGGGTCTGAGTGGAACACAGCAAAATGTCAGAGCTGCAGCTGTAATAATAATGGAGAGATGACCTGCTGTGACAG aTATGGTGGCATTGCAGTCGTTGAAGGATGTGAAGCAGTTGTTGATCCAGAAACCTGCACGTACAAATTCTATAAGACTGGTGACCCTTCAGTGCCATGTCCAGGGATTTAA